A section of the Pseudomonas tritici genome encodes:
- the poxB gene encoding ubiquinone-dependent pyruvate dehydrogenase translates to MAKINLAQQLATTLEQAGIKRIWGLTGDSLNGLTDALRSMDSIEWMHVRHEEVAAFAAGAEAAATGELTVCAGSCGPGNLHLINGLFDCHRNHVPVLAIAAQIPSSEIGLNYFQETHPQELFKECSHFIELVTNPEQMPHVLHRAMRSAILNRGVAVVVIPGDVSLLEVEDTLKPWPALHAPRTLPAEQDLQRLTEILESSHKTTLLCGSGCAGAHDQVVALADALGAPVVHALRGKEHVEWDNPFDVGMTGLIGFSSGYHAMLDCDTLIMLGTDFPYRQFYPTDAKIIQVDRNPQALGRRATLDLGIAADVSETIGALLPRLTRKTDRSFLETSLKHYEKARQGLDDLAQPSKANRPIHPQYVARLLSELADDDAIFTADVGSPTVWAARYLKMNGKRRLIGSFNHGSMANAMPQAIGAQAAFPGRQVISMSGDGGFAMLMGDFISLAQLNLPVKVIVFDNSSLGFVAMEMKAAGYLDAGTELKNPDFAAMSNAMGILGIRVEQSEDLEPALRRALAHDGPVLVDVVTATQELVMPPTIKLEQAKGFSLYMLKAVMSGRGDEVIELARTNWLR, encoded by the coding sequence ATGGCGAAAATCAACCTGGCCCAGCAATTGGCGACCACCCTTGAACAGGCGGGCATCAAGCGCATCTGGGGCCTGACCGGCGACAGCCTCAACGGCCTCACCGACGCCCTGCGCAGCATGGACAGCATCGAGTGGATGCACGTGCGCCACGAAGAAGTAGCCGCGTTCGCCGCCGGTGCCGAAGCCGCGGCCACGGGGGAGCTGACGGTCTGCGCCGGCAGCTGCGGGCCGGGCAACCTGCACTTGATCAATGGCTTGTTTGACTGCCATCGCAACCATGTGCCGGTGCTGGCGATTGCCGCGCAGATTCCGTCCTCGGAGATCGGCCTCAACTACTTCCAGGAAACCCATCCCCAGGAGCTGTTCAAGGAGTGCAGCCACTTTATCGAGCTGGTGACCAACCCCGAGCAGATGCCCCATGTGCTGCACCGCGCCATGCGCTCGGCGATCCTCAATCGCGGCGTCGCGGTGGTAGTGATTCCGGGCGACGTTTCGCTGCTGGAAGTGGAAGACACGCTCAAACCCTGGCCCGCTCTGCACGCGCCACGCACGTTGCCGGCTGAACAGGACCTGCAACGCCTTACCGAAATCCTTGAAAGCAGCCATAAAACCACCCTGCTCTGCGGCAGCGGCTGTGCCGGCGCACATGACCAAGTGGTCGCCCTGGCCGACGCACTCGGCGCCCCCGTGGTGCATGCGCTGCGCGGCAAGGAGCACGTGGAGTGGGACAATCCGTTCGACGTGGGCATGACCGGCCTGATCGGCTTCAGCTCCGGTTACCACGCGATGCTCGACTGCGACACCTTGATCATGCTCGGCACCGACTTTCCGTACCGTCAGTTCTACCCGACTGACGCGAAGATCATCCAGGTTGACCGCAACCCGCAGGCGCTGGGCCGTCGTGCCACGCTGGACTTGGGCATCGCCGCTGACGTCAGTGAAACCATTGGCGCGTTGCTACCGCGCCTGACACGCAAGACCGATCGCAGCTTTCTCGAAACGTCCTTGAAGCACTATGAAAAGGCCCGCCAAGGGCTGGACGATCTTGCTCAACCGTCGAAAGCCAATCGACCAATCCACCCGCAGTACGTGGCGCGCCTGCTCAGCGAGCTGGCTGATGATGATGCGATCTTCACTGCCGACGTCGGCTCGCCAACTGTCTGGGCGGCACGCTATTTGAAGATGAACGGCAAACGCCGCCTGATCGGTTCGTTCAACCACGGTTCGATGGCGAATGCCATGCCCCAGGCCATTGGTGCGCAGGCAGCCTTCCCGGGTCGCCAGGTGATTTCAATGTCCGGTGACGGCGGTTTCGCCATGCTGATGGGCGACTTCATCTCGTTGGCGCAGTTGAATCTGCCGGTCAAAGTCATCGTGTTCGATAACTCGTCCCTGGGCTTTGTCGCCATGGAAATGAAGGCGGCGGGTTACCTGGATGCCGGCACCGAACTGAAAAACCCGGACTTTGCCGCTATGTCCAACGCGATGGGCATTCTAGGCATTCGCGTGGAGCAATCCGAAGACCTCGAACCGGCGTTGCGCCGCGCCCTGGCCCATGACGGCCCGGTGTTGGTGGATGTGGTCACGGCGACGCAGGAGTTGGTGATGCCACCGACGATCAAGCTGGAACAGGCCAAGGGGTTCAGCCTGTATATGCTCAAGGCGGTGATGAGCGGGCGCGGTGATGAAGTGATTGAACTGGCGCGGACTAACTGGCTACGCTGA
- a CDS encoding Orn/Lys/Arg decarboxylase N-terminal domain-containing protein: MYKDLKFPILIVHRDIKADTVAGDRVRGIARELEQEGFSIFSAVDYAEGRLVASTHHGLACMLIAAEGAGENTHLLQNMVELIRLARLRAPNLPIFALGEQVTLENAPADAMSELNQLRGILYLFEDTVPFLARQVARAARTYLDGLLPPFFKALVQHTADSNYSWHTPGHGGGVAYRKSPVGQAFHQFFGENTLRSDLSVSVPELGSLLDHTGPLAEAEARAARNFGADHTFFVINGTSTANKIVWHSMVGRDDLVLVDRNCHKSVLHSIIMTGAIPLYLCPERNELGIIGPIPLSEFSPESIRAKIDASPLTRGRAPKVKMAVVTNSTYDGLCYNAELIKQELGNSVEVLHFDEAWYAYAAFHEFFAGRYGMGTSRTPDSPLVFTTHSTHKLLAAFSQASMIHVQDGGARQLDRDRFNEAFMMHISTSPQYSIIASLDVASAMMEGPAGRSLLQEMFDEALSFRRALANLRQHIAAEDWWFSIWQPPSVAGIDRVVTADWLLHPQDDWHGFGDVAEDYVLLDPIKVTLVMPGLTAGGALSDCGIPAAVVSKFLWERGLVVEKTGLYSFLVLFSMGITKGKWSTLLTELLEFKRSYDANVSLANCLPSVFAQGPARYQGLGLRDLCDQLHSCYRSNATAKHLKRMYTVLPEIAMKPADAYDQLVRGEVEAVSIDALPGRIAAVMLVPYPPGIPLIMPGERFTDSTRSIIDYLAFARTFDSSFPGFVADVHGLQHEDDGSGRCYTVDCIKG, from the coding sequence ATGTACAAAGACCTGAAGTTCCCCATCCTCATCGTGCACCGCGACATCAAGGCCGACACCGTCGCCGGTGACCGGGTCCGAGGTATCGCCCGGGAGTTGGAACAAGAGGGCTTCAGTATCTTTTCCGCCGTGGACTACGCCGAAGGCCGGCTGGTGGCTTCTACCCATCATGGCTTGGCCTGCATGCTGATCGCCGCCGAAGGTGCTGGCGAGAACACCCACCTGCTGCAAAACATGGTCGAACTGATCCGCCTGGCGCGGTTACGGGCGCCGAACCTGCCGATCTTTGCCTTGGGCGAGCAAGTCACCCTGGAAAACGCGCCGGCCGACGCCATGAGCGAACTCAACCAACTGCGCGGCATTCTCTACCTGTTCGAAGACACCGTGCCGTTCCTTGCCCGGCAAGTCGCCCGCGCGGCCCGCACTTACCTGGATGGCCTGTTGCCGCCGTTCTTCAAAGCGTTGGTGCAACACACCGCCGACTCCAACTATTCCTGGCACACCCCCGGCCATGGCGGTGGCGTGGCCTATCGAAAAAGTCCGGTGGGGCAGGCGTTTCATCAGTTTTTTGGGGAAAATACCCTGCGCTCGGACCTGTCCGTCTCGGTGCCGGAACTGGGCTCGCTGCTGGATCACACCGGCCCGCTGGCCGAAGCCGAAGCCCGCGCGGCACGCAATTTTGGCGCCGACCACACCTTCTTCGTGATCAACGGCACGTCCACCGCCAACAAAATCGTCTGGCATTCCATGGTCGGCCGCGATGACTTGGTGCTGGTAGACCGCAACTGCCACAAGTCGGTGTTGCACTCGATCATCATGACCGGCGCGATCCCGTTGTACCTGTGCCCGGAGCGCAACGAACTGGGGATCATCGGGCCGATTCCCCTGAGCGAATTCAGCCCCGAGTCGATCCGCGCCAAGATCGACGCCAGCCCGCTGACCCGTGGCCGAGCGCCGAAAGTGAAGATGGCGGTGGTCACCAATTCCACCTACGACGGCCTGTGTTACAACGCCGAGCTGATCAAGCAGGAATTGGGCAACAGCGTCGAGGTGCTGCACTTTGACGAAGCCTGGTATGCCTATGCGGCGTTTCACGAGTTCTTTGCCGGGCGCTACGGCATGGGCACGTCGCGCACGCCGGACAGTCCGTTGGTGTTCACCACTCACTCCACCCACAAACTGCTGGCAGCCTTCAGCCAGGCCTCGATGATCCACGTGCAGGACGGCGGTGCGCGCCAGCTGGACCGTGATCGTTTCAACGAAGCGTTCATGATGCATATCTCAACCTCGCCGCAATACAGCATTATCGCTTCGTTGGACGTGGCTTCAGCGATGATGGAAGGCCCGGCCGGGCGCTCGCTGTTACAGGAAATGTTCGATGAAGCCTTGAGTTTCCGCCGTGCCCTGGCCAACCTGCGCCAACACATTGCCGCCGAGGACTGGTGGTTTTCCATCTGGCAGCCGCCGTCGGTGGCGGGTATCGATCGGGTGGTGACCGCCGATTGGCTGTTGCATCCTCAGGACGATTGGCATGGCTTTGGTGATGTGGCCGAGGACTACGTGCTGCTGGACCCGATAAAAGTGACACTGGTGATGCCCGGCCTGACCGCCGGCGGCGCTCTGAGCGATTGCGGGATTCCTGCTGCGGTGGTCAGCAAATTCCTGTGGGAGCGTGGCCTGGTAGTGGAAAAAACCGGGTTGTATTCCTTCCTCGTACTGTTCTCCATGGGTATTACCAAAGGCAAATGGAGTACCCTGCTCACCGAATTGCTGGAGTTCAAGCGCAGTTACGACGCCAATGTCAGCCTGGCCAATTGTTTGCCATCGGTCTTTGCACAAGGGCCGGCGCGCTATCAGGGCCTGGGTTTGCGCGACCTGTGCGATCAATTGCACAGCTGTTACCGCAGCAATGCCACCGCCAAACACCTCAAGCGCATGTACACGGTGTTACCGGAAATTGCGATGAAACCGGCCGACGCCTACGACCAATTGGTAAGAGGTGAAGTCGAAGCGGTATCGATTGACGCCTTGCCAGGGCGCATCGCAGCAGTAATGCTGGTGCCGTATCCACCTGGCATTCCATTGATTATGCCGGGCGAGCGGTTTACCGATTCGACGCGCTCGATCATCGACTACCTGGCCTTTGCCCGGACGTTCGATAGCAGTTTTCCCGGTTTTGTCGCCGATGTTCATGGGTTACAACACGAAGATGACGGCAGTGGTCGTTGTTACACCGTCGATTGCATCAAGGGTTAA
- a CDS encoding NADPH-dependent FMN reductase yields the protein MSKVYTVAVLVGSLRKDSINRKVALALAELAPANLKLNIVEIGDLPLYNEDIDGAAPPAAYSTFRQQVSSSDAVLFVTPEYNRSVPAPLKNAIDVGSRPYGQSAWSGKPGAIISVSPGAIGGFGANHHLRQSLVFLDVWCMQQPEAYLGGAGSVFDEAGKVSEKTKPFLQAFIDAYGKWVEKQKG from the coding sequence ATGAGCAAGGTCTACACGGTAGCCGTCCTGGTTGGCAGCTTGAGAAAAGACTCGATTAACCGCAAGGTTGCCCTGGCATTGGCCGAACTGGCCCCTGCCAACCTGAAGTTGAACATCGTGGAAATTGGCGATTTGCCGCTCTACAACGAAGACATCGACGGCGCTGCACCGCCCGCAGCCTACAGCACTTTCCGCCAACAGGTGAGCTCATCCGACGCGGTGCTGTTTGTGACCCCGGAATACAACCGCTCCGTGCCCGCTCCGTTGAAGAATGCCATCGACGTGGGTTCTCGGCCGTACGGGCAGAGTGCCTGGAGCGGCAAGCCGGGTGCGATCATCAGCGTGTCGCCGGGGGCCATTGGTGGCTTTGGCGCCAATCATCATCTGCGCCAGTCCCTGGTGTTCCTGGATGTGTGGTGCATGCAGCAGCCGGAGGCCTACTTGGGTGGCGCTGGCAGTGTGTTTGATGAGGCGGGCAAAGTGTCGGAGAAGACCAAGCCGTTTTTGCAGGCGTTCATTGATGCCTACGGCAAGTGGGTGGAAAAACAGAAGGGCTGA
- the rnhA gene encoding ribonuclease HI, which translates to MTDSVELFTDGACKGNPGPGGWGALLVCKGVEKELWGGEPNTTNNRMELMGAIRGLEELKRRCNVLLVTDSQYVMKGINEWMVNWKKRGWKTAAKEPVKNADLWQLLDEQCNRHDITWKWVRGHIGHPGNERADQLANRGVDEVRGYKQS; encoded by the coding sequence ATGACCGATAGCGTAGAACTCTTCACCGATGGCGCCTGCAAGGGCAACCCGGGCCCTGGCGGCTGGGGCGCACTGCTGGTGTGCAAGGGCGTGGAGAAGGAATTGTGGGGCGGTGAACCCAACACCACCAACAACCGCATGGAGCTGATGGGCGCCATTCGTGGCCTGGAAGAACTCAAGCGCCGCTGCAACGTGCTGCTGGTGACCGACTCGCAGTACGTGATGAAGGGCATCAACGAGTGGATGGTCAACTGGAAGAAGCGTGGTTGGAAGACCGCGGCCAAGGAACCGGTTAAAAATGCTGACCTGTGGCAACTGCTCGATGAGCAATGCAATCGCCACGACATCACCTGGAAGTGGGTGCGTGGTCACATTGGCCACCCTGGCAACGAACGTGCCGACCAACTGGCCAACCGTGGCGTGGACGAAGTGCGCGGCTACAAGCAGAGCTGA
- a CDS encoding DUF934 domain-containing protein has translation MQRIIKNNEVLDETWHLLPKDASFDGISNCDDLIVPLALWREHGHALKARDGGLGVWLDADEEAEEIGDDVEHFQVIALNFPAFTDGRNYSNARLLRDRYGYKGELRAIGDVLRDQLFYLRRCGFDAFALRADKDPYEALESLKDFSVTYQAATDEPLPLFRRR, from the coding sequence ATGCAGCGAATCATTAAGAACAACGAGGTCCTCGACGAAACTTGGCACCTGCTGCCCAAGGACGCGAGCTTCGACGGCATCTCCAATTGCGACGACCTGATCGTGCCGTTGGCGCTGTGGCGCGAACACGGCCACGCCCTCAAGGCCCGCGACGGCGGCCTGGGTGTGTGGCTGGACGCCGATGAAGAAGCCGAAGAGATCGGCGACGACGTGGAACACTTCCAAGTCATCGCCCTGAACTTCCCGGCCTTCACCGACGGTCGCAACTACTCCAACGCGCGCCTGTTGCGTGACCGTTACGGTTACAAGGGCGAGTTGCGCGCCATTGGCGACGTACTGCGCGACCAACTGTTCTACCTGCGTCGCTGCGGGTTCGATGCCTTCGCCCTGCGCGCCGACAAAGACCCGTACGAAGCGCTGGAAAGCCTCAAGGACTTCTCCGTGACGTACCAGGCAGCAACGGATGAACCGTTGCCGTTGTTTCGTCGTCGCTGA
- the dnaQ gene encoding DNA polymerase III subunit epsilon: MRSVVLDTETTGMPVTDGHRIIEIGCVELMGRRLTGRHFHVYLQPDRDSDEGAIGVHGITDEFLKGKPRFAEVADEFFDFINGAQLIIHNAAFDVGFINNEFALMGQTDRADISKHCSILDTLMMARERHPGQRNSLDALCKRYGVDNSGRELHGALLDSEILADVYLTMTGGQTSLSLAGNASDGNGSAEGSGNRPSEIRRLPADRKPTPIIRASEQDLAEHAARLEAIAKSAGAPALWTQLTQQ, from the coding sequence ATCCGATCTGTTGTACTCGATACCGAAACCACCGGCATGCCGGTGACTGACGGCCACCGGATCATTGAAATCGGCTGTGTCGAACTGATGGGCCGCCGCCTCACCGGGCGTCACTTCCACGTCTACCTGCAACCGGACCGGGACAGTGACGAAGGCGCGATCGGCGTCCACGGCATCACTGACGAATTCCTCAAGGGCAAGCCGCGCTTTGCCGAAGTCGCCGATGAGTTTTTCGATTTCATCAATGGCGCCCAGCTGATCATCCATAACGCAGCGTTCGACGTCGGCTTCATCAATAACGAGTTTGCCCTGATGGGGCAGACGGATCGCGCCGACATCTCCAAGCACTGCTCGATCCTCGACACCCTGATGATGGCCCGTGAGCGTCACCCGGGCCAACGCAACAGCCTCGATGCCTTGTGCAAACGTTATGGCGTCGATAACTCCGGCCGTGAACTCCACGGCGCCTTGCTCGACTCCGAGATCCTCGCCGACGTTTACCTGACCATGACCGGCGGGCAGACCAGCCTGTCCCTGGCCGGCAATGCGTCCGATGGCAATGGTTCGGCGGAAGGTTCGGGCAACCGCCCTTCGGAAATCCGCCGCTTGCCGGCGGATCGCAAGCCGACCCCGATTATCCGCGCCAGTGAGCAAGACCTGGCCGAGCATGCGGCGCGGTTGGAGGCGATTGCCAAGTCAGCGGGTGCGCCGGCATTGTGGACCCAGCTGACCCAGCAATAA
- a CDS encoding GNAT family N-acetyltransferase: MQAVMNPKYPGLSVRVADEGFDAYVWGNDFSFEVSAYGQPQMGARVDQWPVERIVPYRKCYGIDPEEFASFRDAPDSAIFMAYLDDRPVGHIVVSTNWNGYAHVDELAVVLPARRHGVAKALLDVAQFWSRKKNLPGMMLETQNNNLGACRLYERCGYVMGGIDHLRYRGIDPQTREVAIFWYRLFKSEVK; encoded by the coding sequence ATGCAAGCTGTAATGAACCCGAAGTATCCGGGGCTCAGTGTACGGGTCGCTGACGAAGGTTTTGATGCCTACGTGTGGGGCAATGACTTCAGCTTTGAGGTCAGCGCCTATGGGCAGCCGCAGATGGGCGCGCGGGTCGATCAATGGCCCGTGGAGCGCATCGTGCCGTACCGCAAGTGCTATGGCATTGATCCGGAGGAGTTCGCCAGTTTTCGCGATGCGCCCGACAGCGCGATCTTCATGGCCTACCTGGACGACCGCCCGGTCGGGCATATCGTGGTCAGTACCAATTGGAACGGCTATGCCCATGTCGATGAACTGGCGGTGGTCTTGCCCGCACGGCGTCATGGGGTGGCCAAGGCATTGCTGGATGTGGCGCAGTTCTGGAGCCGCAAGAAAAACCTGCCCGGCATGATGCTGGAAACCCAGAACAACAACCTCGGCGCCTGCCGTTTGTATGAACGTTGTGGCTACGTGATGGGGGGCATTGACCACCTGCGCTATCGCGGCATCGATCCGCAAACCCGCGAAGTGGCGATCTTCTGGTATCGGTTATTCAAAAGCGAAGTCAAATAG
- a CDS encoding LysR substrate-binding domain-containing protein — protein sequence MRLRHIEVIQAILQTGHPGLAAEWLQLPVGDVDAALKEAEAQLGFMLFASVRGRLQATRETLELQAEIAHVYEALEPVQRLASRLKHHHAPTLRALCTPPLANQLLPHSIAVLRRRFQDTPCNLSSQPTREIVRSLLLHEADVGLSLHDPEHPQIHSTVLAQGKLQLLAPHGWLKPKQKYIALQDLAGQSMIGLEGQDPLSRQLDAKLQALRPLPVVQTRVQTYQMMRSMVEAGEGLAVVDPFTAFGAREAGLDACPVSPPIMVNLYALTLKDGVTSPALNALLEIVTQKAEGLLVG from the coding sequence ATGCGTTTACGTCATATCGAAGTGATTCAGGCCATCTTGCAGACCGGACACCCAGGCTTGGCCGCCGAGTGGTTGCAACTCCCCGTGGGCGACGTGGACGCGGCGCTCAAGGAAGCCGAGGCGCAATTGGGCTTTATGCTGTTCGCCAGCGTCCGTGGGCGATTGCAGGCGACGCGGGAAACCCTGGAGCTGCAGGCGGAAATCGCCCATGTGTACGAGGCGCTGGAGCCGGTGCAACGCCTGGCCAGTCGCTTGAAACACCATCACGCCCCGACCCTCCGCGCCCTGTGCACGCCGCCCCTGGCCAACCAACTGTTGCCGCACAGTATTGCGGTGCTGCGCCGACGCTTCCAGGACACACCGTGCAACCTGTCGAGCCAGCCGACACGGGAGATCGTCAGGAGCCTGCTGCTGCACGAGGCTGACGTCGGTTTAAGCCTGCATGACCCGGAACACCCACAGATCCACAGCACCGTACTGGCCCAGGGCAAGCTGCAATTGCTCGCGCCCCATGGCTGGCTCAAACCCAAGCAAAAGTACATCGCGCTGCAGGACCTGGCGGGGCAATCGATGATTGGCCTGGAGGGCCAGGACCCGCTCAGCCGCCAGCTGGACGCCAAGCTGCAAGCGTTGCGCCCGCTGCCGGTGGTGCAGACGCGCGTACAGACCTATCAAATGATGCGCAGCATGGTGGAAGCGGGAGAAGGCTTGGCGGTGGTTGACCCGTTCACCGCGTTTGGCGCGCGTGAAGCCGGGCTGGATGCGTGCCCGGTGTCGCCGCCGATCATGGTCAACCTGTATGCGCTGACCCTCAAGGATGGCGTGACTTCCCCGGCGCTGAATGCACTGCTGGAGATCGTGACGCAGAAGGCTGAAGGCCTGTTGGTGGGCTAA
- a CDS encoding nitrite/sulfite reductase yields the protein MYVYDEYDQRIIEDRVKQFRDQTRRYLAGELSEEEFRPLRLQNGLYVQRFAPMLRVAVPYGQLTSRQTRMMAKIARDFDKGYAHISTRQNVQFNWPALEDVPDILAELATVQMHAIQTSGNCLRNVTTDQFAGVAADELIDPRPWCEIIRQWTTFHPEFAYLPRKFKIALNGSTSDRAAIEVHDIGLEPVHNAAGELGFRVLVGGGLGRTPVVGAFINEFLPWQDLLSYLDAILRVYNRYGRRDNKYKARIKILVKALTPEVFAQKVDAEMEHLRGGQTTLTEAEVHRVAKHFVDPEYKALTHQDAELAALDQQHPGFARWRTRNTLAHKKPGYVAVTLSLKPTGVAPGDITDKQLDAVADLAERYSFGQLRTSHEQNIILADVEQRQLFTLWGELREGGFATPNIGLLTDIICCPGGDFCSLANAKSIPIAESIQRRFDDLDYLFDIGELDLNISGCMNACGHHHVGHIGILGVDKKGEEFYQVSLGGSASRDASLGKILGPSFAQEAMPEVIGKLIDVYIEQRTEDERFIDTYQRIGIDLFKERVYAANH from the coding sequence ATGTACGTATACGACGAATACGATCAGCGCATCATCGAGGACCGCGTCAAGCAGTTCCGTGATCAGACCCGACGCTACTTAGCAGGTGAACTGAGCGAAGAAGAGTTCCGCCCTCTGCGCCTGCAAAATGGCCTCTATGTGCAGCGCTTTGCGCCGATGCTGCGGGTGGCCGTGCCCTATGGCCAACTGACGTCGCGCCAGACGCGCATGATGGCCAAGATTGCCCGCGACTTCGACAAAGGCTACGCCCACATCAGTACCCGCCAGAACGTCCAGTTCAACTGGCCGGCGCTGGAAGATGTGCCGGACATCCTGGCTGAATTGGCGACCGTGCAGATGCACGCGATTCAGACCAGCGGTAACTGCCTGCGTAACGTGACCACCGACCAATTCGCCGGCGTTGCAGCCGATGAACTGATCGACCCACGCCCCTGGTGCGAAATCATCCGTCAGTGGACCACTTTCCACCCTGAATTCGCCTACTTGCCGCGCAAGTTCAAGATCGCCCTCAACGGCTCGACTTCGGACCGCGCGGCCATCGAAGTGCACGATATCGGCCTGGAGCCGGTGCACAACGCGGCCGGTGAGCTGGGCTTCCGCGTACTGGTGGGTGGTGGCCTTGGCCGGACCCCGGTGGTCGGCGCGTTTATCAACGAGTTCCTGCCGTGGCAGGACCTGTTGAGCTACCTCGACGCCATCCTGCGGGTCTACAACCGCTATGGCCGTCGTGACAACAAATACAAGGCCCGGATCAAGATCCTGGTCAAGGCGCTGACCCCTGAGGTGTTTGCCCAGAAAGTCGACGCCGAGATGGAACACCTTCGCGGCGGCCAGACCACCCTGACCGAAGCCGAAGTGCACCGCGTAGCCAAACACTTCGTTGATCCCGAGTACAAGGCCCTGACGCATCAGGACGCCGAGCTCGCGGCACTCGACCAGCAGCACCCAGGTTTCGCCCGTTGGCGTACCCGCAACACCCTGGCGCACAAGAAGCCGGGTTATGTCGCGGTGACCCTGTCGCTGAAACCTACCGGCGTTGCACCGGGCGATATCACCGACAAGCAGCTGGACGCCGTCGCCGACCTGGCCGAGCGCTACAGCTTTGGCCAACTGCGCACCTCCCACGAGCAGAACATCATTCTCGCGGACGTTGAGCAGCGCCAATTGTTCACCCTGTGGGGCGAGCTGCGCGAAGGTGGTTTCGCCACGCCGAACATCGGCCTGCTGACCGACATCATCTGCTGCCCGGGTGGCGATTTCTGCTCCCTGGCCAACGCCAAGTCGATCCCGATCGCCGAATCGATCCAACGTCGTTTCGACGACCTGGACTACCTGTTCGACATCGGCGAGCTGGACCTGAACATCTCCGGTTGCATGAACGCCTGTGGTCACCACCACGTCGGCCACATCGGCATCCTGGGCGTGGACAAGAAAGGCGAAGAATTCTACCAAGTGTCCCTGGGTGGCAGCGCCAGCCGCGATGCGAGCCTGGGCAAGATCCTCGGCCCGTCTTTCGCCCAGGAAGCCATGCCCGAGGTGATCGGCAAACTGATCGATGTGTACATCGAACAGCGCACCGAAGATGAGCGTTTCATCGACACCTACCAGCGCATCGGCATTGACCTGTTCAAGGAGCGCGTCTATGCAGCGAATCATTAA